The Marinilongibacter aquaticus genome has a window encoding:
- a CDS encoding ComEC/Rec2 family competence protein, with protein sequence MKAYPFIRPLLFYILGLLFHAHFDGYAKLFFYGLIFSCGVLLIGLYFKSAWVRSISLYLSIFCFAYTLAEFKAEERYNLGNIDAYVARVESAVEPKPKSFKVRARIVSIRTKDEWKDTEFSALLYLQKNGIEKPKYGDLFLVSSTLREIEGPKNPMEFDYRSFQARRGIHYHDFLRTSDFSLLGNSPQSAVLAKALQWNDKAAGILSAAISDKKALAVAEAMLLGRKDDVDFTLSDQYATAGAVHILAVSGLHVGILMLMLNAIFGFLKRFKQGLWLYGLVTLTLLWIYALFTGMSPSVTRATLMFSLFQLGTLIRRDRNSINVLAASAFVLLLFKPNWIFEVGFQLSYLAIFGILFLYPYLNRLVEPRNKWVRNLWQITIVSVSAQLFTFPLSVYYFHQFPSYFLLTNPLVTVFSMGVLFCGLPYLFLSQIPFVNFPFLIGLKTSLKVLNFGVAGISQWPLAKLSGFSLHVWEVLVLYFLLMFLVFFFLRREPKLLFVSLAVAFGVLAFNLRKDFRAKEQKELAIHYIPKGYGMSFISGKSATFIGDSASLVSDRVYGFHLKNYYDHRGVNHVHFQAVDNQADMFEWSWGYEHWLWVKNYGRYSVKERFDKVLISNNAVYRLAEYFESPPGLILLDDSNSAMRALKLKAEADSLGWNVLSLYEKGGQVY encoded by the coding sequence TTGAAGGCTTATCCATTTATTAGGCCTCTTTTGTTCTACATTCTCGGCCTATTGTTTCATGCTCATTTTGACGGCTATGCAAAGCTGTTTTTCTATGGGCTGATTTTCTCTTGCGGTGTTTTGCTTATCGGGCTTTATTTCAAAAGTGCGTGGGTAAGAAGCATTTCGCTTTATCTTTCAATTTTTTGCTTTGCCTACACCCTGGCTGAATTCAAGGCAGAGGAAAGGTATAATTTAGGAAATATAGACGCCTATGTGGCTCGCGTGGAAAGTGCCGTTGAGCCCAAGCCAAAGTCGTTTAAGGTTCGGGCACGAATTGTAAGCATCAGAACAAAAGACGAGTGGAAAGACACGGAATTTTCGGCATTGCTTTATTTGCAGAAAAACGGAATTGAAAAGCCGAAATACGGAGATCTGTTTCTGGTTTCGTCCACTTTGCGAGAAATAGAAGGGCCGAAAAATCCGATGGAGTTTGATTATCGGAGTTTTCAGGCTCGAAGAGGGATTCATTACCACGATTTTCTTCGGACAAGTGATTTTAGTCTCTTGGGCAACTCGCCGCAGAGTGCGGTATTGGCCAAAGCTTTGCAATGGAATGATAAAGCGGCGGGCATTTTAAGTGCGGCAATTTCGGACAAAAAGGCTTTGGCTGTAGCAGAGGCTATGTTGTTGGGCCGAAAAGACGATGTCGATTTTACATTGAGCGATCAATACGCCACAGCGGGGGCGGTACACATCTTGGCGGTTTCTGGTCTGCACGTGGGGATTTTGATGCTGATGTTGAACGCCATTTTTGGCTTTCTGAAACGTTTCAAACAAGGGCTTTGGCTCTATGGCTTGGTTACCCTCACTTTGCTTTGGATTTATGCATTGTTTACGGGGATGTCGCCCAGTGTAACCCGAGCCACGCTGATGTTTTCACTTTTCCAATTGGGCACTTTGATTCGGCGAGACCGAAACAGCATTAATGTACTGGCAGCTTCGGCTTTTGTGCTTTTGCTTTTCAAGCCCAACTGGATTTTTGAAGTGGGCTTTCAGCTGTCTTATCTCGCTATTTTTGGCATTCTATTCCTGTATCCCTATCTCAATCGGTTGGTTGAGCCACGCAATAAATGGGTGCGAAACCTCTGGCAAATCACAATTGTTTCGGTTTCCGCTCAATTGTTCACTTTCCCCTTGAGTGTATATTACTTTCATCAATTTCCCAGCTATTTTTTATTGACAAACCCATTGGTTACGGTTTTCAGTATGGGCGTTTTGTTTTGCGGTTTGCCCTATTTGTTTCTGTCTCAAATCCCGTTCGTCAATTTTCCGTTTTTGATCGGTTTAAAAACCAGTCTGAAGGTTTTGAATTTTGGTGTGGCGGGAATTTCGCAGTGGCCTTTGGCGAAGCTTTCGGGGTTTTCTTTGCACGTTTGGGAAGTCTTGGTTTTGTATTTCTTACTCATGTTTTTGGTTTTCTTCTTTTTACGGCGTGAACCCAAATTGCTTTTCGTGTCGTTGGCCGTGGCATTTGGGGTCTTGGCTTTCAATCTGCGAAAGGATTTTCGAGCGAAAGAGCAAAAAGAATTGGCGATTCATTACATCCCCAAAGGATATGGGATGAGTTTTATTTCGGGGAAATCGGCCACATTTATTGGCGATTCGGCAAGTCTGGTGAGCGACCGTGTATACGGTTTTCATTTGAAAAACTACTACGACCATCGCGGGGTAAACCACGTTCACTTCCAAGCGGTAGATAACCAAGCAGATATGTTCGAATGGTCTTGGGGGTATGAACATTGGCTTTGGGTGAAGAATTACGGGAGGTACAGTGTGAAAGAAAGGTTTGACAAGGTTTTGATTTCGAACAATGCCGTCTATCGTTTGGCGGAATATTTCGAGAGCCCGCCCGGATTGATCTTGCTCGATGACAGCAATTCGGCTATGCGTGCACTCAAACTGAAAGCCGAGGCGGATTCTTTGGGCTGGAATGTGCTCTCTCTTTATGAAAAAGGAGGGCAGGTTTATTGA
- a CDS encoding DUF1572 domain-containing protein yields MNLSEIYLQNARENFADYKLLGERSMEQMADDDLFWKPNAVSNSVAVIVNHLWGNMLSRWTDFLHSDGEKPWRKRDEEFEEQITSRKELVEKWNAGWACLLQTLDSLEPEDLEKKITIRGQELFAIEAINRQLTHYASHVGQIMMIGKMRLGENWSALSIQKGKSQEFNREMKGINRESI; encoded by the coding sequence GTGAATCTATCCGAAATCTATCTTCAAAATGCCCGTGAAAATTTCGCCGATTACAAATTGTTGGGTGAGCGGAGCATGGAACAAATGGCTGACGACGACCTTTTTTGGAAACCCAATGCAGTTTCGAACAGTGTGGCCGTTATTGTAAATCACTTGTGGGGCAATATGCTCTCGCGTTGGACCGACTTTTTGCATTCGGATGGAGAAAAGCCTTGGAGAAAACGTGACGAAGAATTCGAAGAGCAAATTACAAGCCGTAAGGAATTGGTAGAGAAATGGAATGCCGGTTGGGCTTGTCTTTTGCAAACCTTAGACAGTTTGGAGCCCGAGGATTTGGAGAAAAAAATCACTATTCGGGGGCAAGAACTGTTTGCCATTGAAGCCATCAACCGACAGCTCACGCATTATGCTTCGCATGTAGGACAGATTATGATGATTGGGAAAATGCGATTGGGCGAAAACTGGTCGGCACTTTCGATTCAAAAAGGGAAATCTCAAGAATTCAATCGAGAGATGAAAGGAATCAATCGGGAATCCATTTGA
- a CDS encoding cob(I)yrinic acid a,c-diamide adenosyltransferase: protein MAKIYTKTGDLGETSLWGGERVSKAALRMEAIGSLDELNAWIGLVRDQSEDGHEKDVLLKIQNRLFVVGALLADSRNKASESLKIEQSAVEELELEMDTMVDKLPELKHFILPGGHAEVSHVHLARTVSRRAERQTVRLHDTEKLDPLVIVWLNRLSDYLFILARKRCQDLNVEEVKWIPD from the coding sequence ATGGCAAAGATTTATACAAAAACTGGCGATTTAGGAGAAACCTCGCTTTGGGGAGGCGAAAGAGTGAGCAAAGCAGCATTGCGAATGGAAGCCATTGGCTCCTTAGATGAGCTGAACGCCTGGATTGGCTTGGTTCGCGATCAAAGCGAAGATGGGCACGAAAAGGACGTCTTGTTAAAAATACAAAACAGACTATTTGTCGTCGGTGCACTCTTGGCCGACAGCCGCAACAAAGCCAGCGAAAGCCTGAAAATAGAACAATCTGCCGTAGAAGAATTGGAGCTGGAAATGGACACCATGGTGGACAAACTTCCTGAACTCAAACACTTTATTCTGCCCGGCGGGCACGCCGAAGTTTCGCATGTTCATTTGGCACGCACCGTTTCACGAAGGGCCGAAAGGCAAACGGTAAGACTGCACGACACAGAAAAACTTGATCCACTCGTAATCGTCTGGCTCAATCGCCTTTCGGATTATCTTTTTATACTAGCCCGAAAACGTTGCCAAGATTTGAATGTCGAAGAAGTCAAATGGATTCCCGATTGA
- a CDS encoding S-adenosylmethionine:tRNA ribosyltransferase-isomerase yields the protein MNKDIRIADYDYPLPDARIAKYPVEPRDQSKLLVFEKGQIKAKVFTDLVATLPDDAFLVFNNTRVIPARLFFRKATGALIEIFLLHPVSHGGIVSQSMEATDEVVWECMIGNKKKWKGESLLQEVKTDEHSTVFQAELIDRENNQVRLKWDNDEVSFAELVKAFGQMPLPPYLNRETEDRDLETYQTVYAENEGAVAAPTAGLHFTESTFGDLVKRGIDTGYITLHVGAGTFQPVKVDNALSHEMHNEQMVFDKTFVEKLAQHSKNVIPVGTTSMRSLESLYWFGVRLIKENASHFFVPKLYPYQFENEEAIPVQEALKAILDHMEKNDLSKLIGETEIFILPGYVFRICRGIITNFHQPKSTLLLLISALVGENWRNIYEYALENDFRFLSYGDSSLLMP from the coding sequence ATGAACAAAGACATTCGCATAGCGGATTATGATTATCCATTGCCCGATGCTCGCATTGCAAAGTATCCCGTAGAGCCTCGAGACCAATCGAAACTGCTTGTATTCGAGAAAGGGCAGATAAAAGCGAAAGTTTTCACGGATTTGGTGGCCACCTTGCCCGATGATGCTTTTTTGGTTTTCAACAATACGCGGGTTATTCCAGCAAGACTGTTCTTCAGAAAAGCCACGGGAGCTTTGATCGAAATTTTCCTTTTGCACCCGGTTTCGCATGGCGGTATTGTGTCGCAAAGCATGGAGGCAACCGACGAAGTGGTGTGGGAATGCATGATCGGCAACAAAAAAAAGTGGAAAGGAGAAAGCTTGCTTCAGGAGGTGAAAACGGATGAACATTCCACCGTGTTTCAAGCCGAACTGATCGATCGAGAAAACAACCAAGTGCGTTTGAAGTGGGACAATGACGAGGTGTCATTTGCCGAGTTGGTCAAAGCGTTTGGCCAAATGCCTTTGCCACCGTATTTGAACCGCGAAACGGAAGACCGTGATTTGGAAACATATCAAACGGTTTATGCCGAAAATGAAGGAGCTGTGGCCGCTCCAACGGCTGGTTTGCATTTCACGGAAAGTACTTTCGGCGATTTGGTCAAAAGAGGAATTGATACGGGCTACATCACGCTGCATGTGGGAGCGGGTACATTTCAGCCCGTGAAAGTAGATAATGCCCTTTCGCACGAAATGCACAATGAGCAAATGGTTTTCGATAAAACGTTTGTAGAGAAATTGGCTCAACACAGCAAAAATGTGATTCCCGTGGGCACTACCTCTATGCGGTCTTTAGAGAGTTTATATTGGTTTGGCGTGCGTTTGATTAAGGAAAACGCGAGCCACTTTTTTGTGCCCAAATTGTATCCCTATCAGTTTGAAAACGAAGAAGCAATTCCCGTGCAGGAAGCCCTGAAAGCCATATTGGACCATATGGAAAAAAACGATCTCTCGAAATTGATTGGAGAAACGGAGATTTTCATTTTACCGGGGTATGTTTTTCGAATTTGCCGTGGAATAATCACCAATTTCCATCAACCGAAATCTACATTGCTCTTGCTGATTTCTGCCTTGGTCGGCGAGAATTGGCGAAACATTTATGAGTACGCTTTGGAAAACGACTTCCGTTTTCTGAGTTACGGCGATTCGAGTTTGCTTATGCCTTAG
- a CDS encoding LacI family DNA-binding transcriptional regulator yields the protein MEENRMNKEVTIYDLAEKLGLSPSTVSRALNDHPALNENTKAKVNAAAKKYGYQLNHFAKNLRKKSTNTLGVIVPKLDSYFMANVLGGMEKVANKAGYNLIIAQSLESEKKEQANAVTLYNSRVDGLLVSASFDTQTTSHFEPFINKNIPTLFFDRHLNLSHVPKIIIDNFQAGYDATKHLIECGRKNIWHVTGSLQRNVYSDRLKGYQQALKDFGLSSGENGVKVCNLKMEECPAIVKAIAQSETRPDGIFVSNDAFAANIMTSIKHLGMDVPKDVSIVGFNDDPIARIIDPQLSTVHYPAEEMGERAVQSLIDHLSGKSNIHEAETMILPYKLIVRGTSLPKA from the coding sequence GTGGAAGAAAATCGGATGAACAAGGAGGTGACCATATATGATCTGGCAGAAAAGTTGGGCCTATCGCCTTCAACCGTGAGCCGAGCTCTGAACGATCATCCGGCACTGAACGAAAATACGAAAGCCAAAGTAAATGCGGCGGCCAAGAAATACGGGTATCAACTCAACCATTTCGCAAAAAACCTGCGTAAAAAATCGACCAATACTTTGGGCGTGATTGTACCGAAACTCGATTCGTATTTTATGGCCAATGTGCTGGGCGGTATGGAAAAAGTAGCCAACAAGGCTGGATACAACCTCATCATTGCCCAATCCTTGGAGTCAGAAAAAAAAGAACAAGCCAATGCGGTTACGCTTTACAATTCGCGTGTAGATGGCCTTTTGGTTTCGGCTTCTTTCGATACACAAACCACTTCACACTTCGAGCCTTTTATCAACAAAAACATCCCTACCCTGTTTTTCGATAGGCATTTGAACCTCTCACATGTACCGAAAATAATCATCGACAATTTTCAGGCGGGCTACGACGCCACCAAACACCTGATTGAGTGTGGGCGGAAAAACATTTGGCATGTTACGGGCAGTTTGCAAAGAAATGTCTATTCCGACAGGTTGAAGGGTTATCAGCAAGCTTTAAAAGATTTCGGCCTAAGCTCTGGCGAAAACGGAGTGAAAGTATGCAATCTTAAAATGGAAGAATGCCCTGCTATTGTCAAAGCCATTGCCCAATCGGAAACACGACCCGATGGTATATTCGTTTCGAATGACGCCTTTGCCGCCAACATTATGACTTCGATAAAACATTTGGGCATGGATGTGCCGAAAGATGTTTCGATTGTTGGTTTCAACGACGACCCGATTGCCCGTATTATCGATCCGCAGTTGAGTACGGTCCATTATCCTGCCGAAGAAATGGGTGAAAGGGCCGTGCAAAGCTTGATCGATCACCTGAGCGGGAAATCGAATATCCACGAAGCGGAAACAATGATTTTACCTTATAAATTGATTGTTCGCGGCACTTCTTTGCCTAAGGCATAA
- the uxuA gene encoding mannonate dehydratase — protein sequence MKHTMRWYGPKDGVSLMDIRQAGCTGVVTALHQIPVGEVWSQEAIQERIDIIQEDNEKYTPLTWDVVESLPVHESIKKGIPEREEFIANYKQSLANLASCGVKTVCYNFMPVLDWSRTQLDYSMEDGSYALRFVYVDFAAFDLFILKRAGAESDYTQTVQEKAKARFEAMSEEERKELQTAILQGLPGSDDAFELGTFQGLLDEYRHIGDKELRENLYYFIKQVGPVAKELGVRLCIHPDDPPRPLIGLPRVLSTGKDIAQLMEAYDDPANGLTFCTGSLGVRADNDLPSIVKQYGNRIHFLHLRTTLRETEDWVFHEAPHMAGDVDFYDVIEAILLEEKRRTEAGEEVCAIPMRPDHGHHFWSDSGKKYYPGYSYMGRLKGLAELRGMEIAIGRQLK from the coding sequence ATGAAACATACCATGCGATGGTACGGCCCGAAAGACGGCGTATCGCTAATGGACATTCGCCAAGCGGGCTGTACAGGTGTAGTGACAGCCCTTCATCAAATTCCAGTTGGAGAAGTGTGGAGCCAAGAGGCTATTCAAGAACGAATTGATATCATTCAGGAAGACAACGAAAAATATACGCCGCTTACTTGGGATGTGGTGGAGAGCTTGCCCGTGCACGAAAGCATAAAAAAGGGTATTCCGGAAAGAGAAGAGTTCATTGCAAATTACAAGCAATCTTTGGCCAATCTGGCCAGTTGCGGCGTAAAAACGGTGTGTTACAATTTTATGCCCGTGTTGGATTGGTCGAGAACACAACTCGATTATTCCATGGAAGATGGCTCTTACGCATTGCGTTTTGTGTATGTTGATTTTGCGGCTTTCGATCTTTTTATTTTGAAGCGGGCTGGAGCAGAATCGGATTACACGCAAACGGTTCAGGAAAAGGCTAAAGCCCGATTCGAGGCCATGAGCGAAGAAGAAAGAAAGGAGCTTCAGACAGCTATACTGCAAGGTTTACCGGGTTCGGACGACGCCTTTGAACTGGGCACTTTTCAAGGGCTTTTGGATGAATACAGACACATCGGCGATAAAGAATTACGAGAGAATTTGTACTACTTCATAAAACAAGTAGGCCCTGTGGCTAAAGAATTGGGCGTAAGGCTTTGCATTCACCCCGATGATCCACCTCGTCCATTGATCGGTTTGCCAAGAGTTCTTTCTACAGGGAAAGACATCGCACAATTGATGGAAGCCTATGACGATCCTGCCAACGGCTTGACATTCTGTACCGGTTCTTTGGGCGTACGGGCCGACAATGATCTTCCTTCCATAGTTAAGCAATACGGCAATCGTATTCATTTCCTTCACTTGCGGACAACCTTGCGTGAAACCGAGGATTGGGTTTTCCATGAAGCTCCGCACATGGCAGGAGATGTCGATTTCTATGACGTGATAGAAGCCATCTTGTTGGAAGAAAAACGAAGAACAGAAGCTGGAGAAGAGGTCTGTGCGATTCCTATGCGACCAGATCACGGACATCATTTCTGGTCCGATTCAGGGAAAAAATATTACCCTGGTTATTCGTACATGGGTCGTTTGAAGGGCCTTGCCGAATTACGTGGAATGGAAATCGCGATCGGACGGCAGTTGAAATAA
- a CDS encoding alpha/beta hydrolase, protein MKYLTLTFLIFFSSFRVQAQFLSKAARDSLARISNYEHHLELAALGIEKLRNGANGNDPKAPNYVNYLEEKASIYPNLPNPLFTNGRLKVEDAETWWKVRRPEIVEMFDREVYGRMPENLPEVDWQVIETKEEQISGQAVVSKRIRGVVDNSSYPAVAVHIELNLSVPKKQLGKGVPVVMEFSWGFDFRRREGDNSKTWKEQVVDRGWAFATLIPTSVQADNGAGLRSGIIGLCNKGLPRQTDDWGALRAWAWGGSRAIDYFESNPDIDAKRVAIEGHSRYGKAAAVAMAYDTRFAVGFISSSGAGGLKLYRRDYGEQVENVAGTGEFHWMAPNFMKYAGPLSWDDLPVDAHELLALIAPRPVFVSAGNKGDQWVDPKGMFEAAAEVSPVYTLLGKKALGTSQFPQVEEGVLDGDLVYRQHNEGHTPNPNWPYFLDFASRYFEPN, encoded by the coding sequence ATGAAATATTTAACCCTAACCTTTTTAATTTTCTTTTCAAGCTTTCGTGTGCAGGCCCAATTTCTTTCAAAGGCCGCACGCGACAGCTTGGCTCGTATTTCGAACTACGAACACCATTTGGAATTGGCCGCTTTAGGCATTGAAAAGCTGCGTAACGGAGCGAACGGGAATGATCCGAAAGCTCCAAATTATGTAAATTATCTTGAAGAAAAGGCCAGTATTTACCCCAATCTCCCCAATCCTTTATTCACAAACGGAAGGCTGAAAGTAGAGGATGCGGAAACGTGGTGGAAAGTACGCAGGCCCGAGATTGTGGAAATGTTTGACCGTGAAGTGTATGGTCGTATGCCAGAAAACCTACCAGAAGTCGATTGGCAAGTGATCGAGACTAAAGAAGAGCAAATCAGCGGGCAAGCGGTTGTCAGTAAAAGAATCCGAGGAGTGGTCGACAATTCAAGTTACCCAGCTGTGGCCGTGCATATCGAACTGAACTTATCGGTACCCAAAAAACAATTGGGCAAAGGTGTGCCGGTGGTCATGGAATTCAGTTGGGGTTTTGATTTTAGAAGAAGGGAAGGCGACAATTCAAAAACGTGGAAAGAGCAGGTGGTTGACAGGGGATGGGCCTTTGCCACCCTGATTCCGACCTCTGTTCAGGCAGATAATGGAGCGGGCTTGCGTTCGGGAATTATCGGCCTTTGCAACAAGGGACTTCCTCGCCAAACAGATGATTGGGGAGCCTTGCGGGCTTGGGCTTGGGGTGGAAGTCGTGCAATAGATTATTTTGAGAGCAATCCGGATATAGACGCCAAACGAGTGGCCATTGAAGGGCATTCCAGATATGGAAAGGCCGCAGCGGTCGCGATGGCTTATGATACGCGTTTCGCAGTGGGTTTTATTTCTTCTTCTGGAGCTGGCGGGCTGAAGTTGTATAGACGCGATTATGGTGAGCAAGTAGAAAATGTGGCTGGAACGGGCGAGTTTCATTGGATGGCTCCGAATTTCATGAAATATGCGGGCCCATTGTCTTGGGACGACCTTCCGGTAGATGCTCACGAATTATTGGCTTTGATTGCCCCTCGACCTGTTTTTGTCAGTGCAGGAAATAAGGGCGATCAATGGGTAGATCCCAAAGGCATGTTTGAAGCTGCAGCGGAGGTCAGTCCTGTGTATACCCTCTTGGGCAAAAAGGCTTTGGGCACCTCTCAGTTTCCTCAAGTGGAGGAGGGCGTTTTGGATGGAGATTTAGTGTACCGTCAACACAATGAAGGGCATACGCCAAATCCCAATTGGCCTTATTTCCTTGATTTTGCGAGCCGTTATTTTGAACCAAACTGA
- a CDS encoding alpha-glucuronidase family glycosyl hydrolase — translation MNKTTKPNLLKKALLFFAVLLSGQTYADDGGRLWLKYDLIADQAVRENYAKSFDKIVLLEHSERIILAAEELQVALKGLLGKDVPIEDFSERPKEKHKNAILLMLDQDNTKLETDGYALFCKNGLAMISAQNDLGVLYGVFGLLRKIQTEQTLDCDEVENPKIRWRMLNHWDNANGTVERGYAGSSIWKWFELPERIDPRIVQYARANASIGINAVSINNVNASARFLTAEYLRKIKGVADVLRPYGIKVFISVNFKAPKTLGGLETSDPLDEGVKNWWQEKTEEIYSYIPDFGGYLVKANSEGEPGPQDYGRTHADGANMLAEAMKGHDGIVVWRAFVYNADPNGDRFEEANKQFKPLDGQFDDKVIVQVKNGPIDFMPREPFHPMFGQFPKTQLGIEFQITQEYLGHATHLIYLAPMFKECLDSDTYAKGKGSTVGRVVDGSLYQQKQTLMAGVANTGSDANWTGHPFGQANWYAFGRLAWDHTLSAEQIAQEWTGMTLTNKKNPEKEIVDIMMASLPTYINYTYPLGLHHMMGEGHHYGPQPWLAKSGRPDWTSVYYHRAGKDGIGFDRSGGMSKALKLYAPEVQKKWGNPATCDLNYLMWFHHLPWNYKLTTGRTLWDELMTRYYLGVEQVKDFENRWHNLKGQIDNAFYENVNSRLKIQEREAKWWRDACYLYFEQFSGLPLPKGLQPPKRTLEEVKALEKVYHLR, via the coding sequence ATGAACAAAACCACAAAACCAAACTTATTGAAAAAAGCCTTGCTCTTTTTTGCGGTGCTTCTCTCTGGCCAAACTTATGCTGACGATGGGGGCAGGCTTTGGCTCAAATACGATTTGATCGCCGATCAGGCCGTGCGTGAAAATTACGCGAAATCGTTCGATAAAATAGTCTTGCTCGAGCATTCAGAGCGGATAATTCTGGCAGCAGAAGAACTGCAAGTGGCCTTGAAAGGGCTTTTGGGCAAAGATGTACCGATTGAAGATTTTAGCGAAAGGCCGAAAGAAAAGCACAAGAATGCAATACTCTTGATGTTGGATCAGGACAATACAAAACTCGAAACAGACGGTTACGCTTTATTTTGCAAGAATGGGTTGGCCATGATTTCCGCCCAAAACGATTTGGGCGTACTTTATGGAGTTTTTGGCCTTTTGCGTAAAATACAGACCGAGCAGACTTTGGATTGTGACGAGGTGGAAAATCCGAAAATAAGATGGCGGATGCTCAACCATTGGGACAATGCCAATGGAACCGTAGAACGCGGTTATGCCGGCTCATCGATTTGGAAGTGGTTTGAACTGCCCGAACGCATCGATCCGCGGATTGTGCAGTATGCACGTGCCAATGCATCGATCGGGATTAATGCGGTATCTATAAATAACGTGAACGCCAGTGCACGTTTTCTTACTGCCGAATATTTAAGAAAAATAAAAGGCGTCGCCGATGTGCTGAGACCTTATGGCATCAAAGTGTTCATTTCTGTCAATTTTAAAGCTCCCAAAACATTGGGAGGCTTGGAGACTTCAGATCCGCTCGACGAAGGAGTGAAGAACTGGTGGCAAGAAAAAACCGAAGAGATCTACAGCTACATTCCCGATTTTGGCGGCTATTTGGTGAAAGCCAATTCGGAAGGAGAACCCGGACCGCAAGATTACGGACGTACGCATGCCGATGGAGCGAACATGTTGGCGGAGGCCATGAAAGGCCACGATGGAATTGTGGTTTGGCGTGCTTTTGTGTACAATGCCGATCCCAATGGCGACCGTTTCGAAGAGGCCAACAAACAGTTCAAACCATTGGATGGGCAGTTTGACGATAAGGTCATAGTGCAAGTGAAAAATGGGCCAATTGATTTTATGCCCCGCGAACCTTTTCATCCCATGTTTGGGCAATTCCCGAAAACACAATTGGGCATCGAATTTCAGATTACACAAGAATATCTTGGGCATGCTACGCATCTGATATACTTGGCTCCCATGTTCAAAGAGTGTTTGGATTCCGACACCTATGCAAAGGGTAAAGGCAGTACCGTAGGGCGAGTGGTGGACGGGAGCCTCTATCAACAAAAACAAACGCTTATGGCTGGTGTAGCCAATACAGGATCGGATGCAAATTGGACGGGCCATCCCTTTGGGCAGGCCAATTGGTATGCTTTTGGGCGTTTGGCTTGGGATCATACCCTTTCAGCTGAGCAGATTGCCCAAGAATGGACGGGCATGACCCTGACAAACAAGAAAAATCCCGAAAAGGAAATTGTGGATATCATGATGGCTTCATTGCCCACGTATATCAATTATACCTACCCCTTGGGCTTGCACCATATGATGGGCGAGGGACATCATTACGGTCCGCAACCTTGGCTGGCTAAAAGCGGAAGGCCAGATTGGACTTCGGTATACTATCACCGAGCAGGAAAGGATGGCATAGGGTTTGACCGCAGTGGCGGAATGAGCAAGGCGTTGAAACTGTACGCTCCCGAAGTCCAAAAGAAATGGGGCAACCCTGCCACTTGCGACCTGAACTATTTGATGTGGTTTCACCATTTACCTTGGAATTATAAGCTGACCACAGGACGAACGCTTTGGGACGAATTGATGACACGCTATTATTTGGGCGTAGAGCAAGTGAAAGATTTTGAAAACCGTTGGCATAATTTGAAAGGGCAGATCGACAATGCATTTTACGAGAATGTAAACAGTCGGTTGAAAATTCAGGAAAGGGAAGCGAAATGGTGGCGAGATGCCTGCTATTTGTATTTTGAACAATTTTCAGGCTTGCCTTTGCCCAAGGGATTACAGCCCCCCAAAAGAACATTGGAAGAGGTGAAGGCTTTGGAAAAAGTATATCATCTGAGATAG
- a CDS encoding SDR family NAD(P)-dependent oxidoreductase, whose translation MSIFSLEGKLALVTGGGTGIGLAITRAFVAAGAEVVITGRREQVLAETAEDLGEKVHYRVNDVCEVESLPALVEDIEKNIGEIDILVNNAGINQKKPALEVTDEEFDRIIKTNLYGVFALTREVGKCMTARKRGSVIMISSMSAYYGIDRVVSYTASKTGVEGLTMAFSSEFGKDNVRVNAIAPGFIETAMMLKAMDSDPARKMKAFDKIHLQRWGQIDDVAHAAVFLASDASAYITSVSLPVDGGNSKGF comes from the coding sequence GTGAGTATATTTTCATTGGAAGGGAAATTGGCACTTGTTACAGGTGGTGGAACCGGCATCGGTTTGGCCATCACCAGAGCCTTTGTGGCGGCAGGGGCCGAGGTTGTAATTACAGGCAGAAGAGAGCAGGTTTTAGCCGAAACCGCAGAAGATTTGGGTGAAAAAGTGCACTATCGTGTGAATGACGTATGTGAGGTCGAGAGCCTTCCTGCCTTGGTCGAAGACATTGAAAAGAATATAGGCGAAATCGATATTCTGGTGAACAATGCAGGCATCAATCAAAAGAAGCCCGCTTTGGAGGTTACTGATGAAGAATTCGACCGCATAATTAAAACAAACTTATACGGCGTTTTTGCCCTTACTCGCGAGGTGGGCAAATGCATGACGGCCCGCAAAAGAGGTTCGGTTATCATGATTTCAAGTATGTCGGCTTATTATGGAATCGACCGTGTTGTCTCTTATACGGCTTCGAAAACAGGAGTGGAAGGCCTAACAATGGCTTTTTCTTCGGAATTTGGAAAGGACAATGTGCGTGTGAACGCCATCGCTCCCGGCTTTATCGAAACGGCGATGATGCTGAAAGCAATGGATAGCGATCCTGCCCGCAAAATGAAAGCTTTTGATAAAATTCATTTGCAGCGTTGGGGCCAGATCGATGATGTGGCCCATGCGGCTGTTTTTTTGGCTTCGGATGCCAGTGCGTATATCACTTCGGTTTCTCTGCCTGTGGATGGCGGAAACAGCAAAGGTTTCTAA